In Plasmodium gaboni strain SY75 chromosome 14, whole genome shotgun sequence, one genomic interval encodes:
- a CDS encoding putative DEAD/DEAH box ATP-dependent RNA helicase — protein MINNKGKIVKTKRINNKNYGNIKKKKKKRYDKSKKDVSNNIDERLELQKRIDETLDLIVEENKRKQYEEKMNNDLEKNENGKNFLKSDKTNNNTYDEDELKNNKNKKYKNNLTIIDKNVLTSAEFKTLPISKRTLRALNENNFIYMTNIQYVSLPIVLLNKHIYAQAQTGTGKTLCFCIPLIEKMYRNSIDNYNKILGGIIITPTRELVFQIFEVLNMLNKYHKLNICCAIGGKNEEKEKSIFSYANIIVCTTGRLLYHLENNYYCNLDYLSTLIIDEIDKLIDKSFYDNLKNILLYKPKENCQICLFSATICKFLNVILNTFHIKDYEYVSINDNDKYIESNNVKQIYIECDIYEKINYLYTFLFSKKNKKVIVFFSTCKQVRFMYEVFKKIKVGVMKFLQLHGKLKQTSRLNTYHFFSKKKNFVCLFTTDIACRGLDFSSIDWVIHFDFPDNIETFIHRSGRTGRFTNMGNSLIFLTKQIDNKKLFLNVLKDNNIFIKEKFINKQKLFDIKNKIHSLNAAFVDIKHLAKKALIIYLRHLYIVMKFKDIKKKIDLNELAYAYGLIEFSEDMMNELNINDEKDIQVKKKKSRLEKFLEILKNKKALKKKQNQEEKDNNIKDEKEYEYEYENEQGHQIYDEEHDNYMCEKKRVLKDISHLDQNDEDDLFIQKRVEIKDDTPIMLPTKKRKKRVKVAKTLSNSILYDDSGNEIKDDNVKFKILVNELNQNEDHDMEEDTHYYYDDNNNNNNNTSDSNRYDQRTYIESLKEKIQRDNEKIKISKLRKKEDFISDRKKHEEDLSSTENIDPSDNEDKDDYEYKESSKSDNENYNASENFDKNKRNISEKCDPTDDISDLENKVMMFL, from the exons atgataaataataaaggGAAAATTGTTAAAACGAAAAGGATtaacaataaaaattatggaaatataaaaaaaaaaaagaagaagagATATGATAAATCTAAAAAGGATGttagtaataatatagatgaAAGATTGGAGTTACAAAAAAGAATTGATGAGACTTTAGATTTGATAgtagaagaaaataaaagaaaacaaTATGAAGAGAAAATGAATAATGATTTGgaaaaaaatgagaatggtaagaattttttaaaaagtgataagacaaataataatacatatgatgaagatgaattaaaaaataataagaataaaaaatataaaaataatttaacAATTATTGATAAGAATGTATTAACATCTGCTGAATTTAAAACATTACCAATTAGTAAAAGAACATTAAGAGcattaaatgaaaataattttatatatatgacaAATATACAATATGTATCTTTACCTATagttttattaaataaacatatatatgcTCAAGCACAAACTGGAACAGGTAAAACATTATGTTTTTGTATACCTTTAATTGAAAAAATGTATCGTAATAGTattgataattataataaaatattaggaggaattattataacacCTACTAGAGAATTAGTATTTCAAATATTTGAAGttttaaatatgttaaataaatatcataaattaaatatatgttgtGCAATAGGAggaaaaaatgaagaaaaggaaaaatcTATTTTTAGTTATGCAAATATTATTGTCTGTACCACAGGAagattattatatcatttagaaaataattattattgtaaCTTGGATTATTTAAGTACATTAATTATTGATGAAATTGACAAATTAATAGATAAAAGtttttatgataatttaaaaaatatattattatataaaccCAAAGAAAATTGTCAAATATGCTTATTTTCAGCTACTATTTGTAAATTCTTGaatgttatattaaataCCTTTCATATAAAAGACTACGAATATGTAAGtataaatgataatgataaatatatagaaagTAATAATGtgaaacaaatatatattgaatgtgatatatatgaaaaaattaattatttgtATACATTTCTATTTTcaaagaaaaataaaaaagttattgtatttttttctacTTGTAAACAAGTAAGATTTATGTATGaagtttttaaaaaaatcaaaGTAGGTGTTATGAAATTTTTACAACTTCATGGTAAATTAAAACAAACTTCTAGATTAAATACATATCACTTCTTTtcaaaaaagaaaaattttGTTTGTTTATTTACAACTGATATTGCTTGTAGAGGATTAGATTTTTCATCCATTGACTGGGTAATCCATTTTGATTTTCCAGATAATATTGAAACGTTTATTCACCGTTCAGGTCGAACAGGTAGATTTACTAATATGGGGAATAgtcttatatttttaacaaaacaaattgataataaaaaattattcttaAATGTTCTTAAAGataacaatatttttattaaagaaaagtttataaataaacaGAAATTGtttgatataaaaaataaaatacattCATTAAATGCTGCTTTTGTTGATATTAAACACTTAGCAAAAAAAGCattaatcatatatttgagacatttatatattgttatgaaatttaaagatataaaaaaaaaaattgattTAAACGAGCTAGCATATGCTTATGGTCTTATTGAATTTTCTGAAGATATGATGAACGAActtaatataaatgatgaaaagGACATACAAgtgaagaaaaaaaaatcaagATTAGAAAAATTCCTAGaaattttgaaaaataaaaaagcactaaaaaaaaaacaaaaccaagaagaaaaagataataatataaaggaTGAAAAAGAATATGAATATGAATATGAGAATGAACAAGGACATCAAATATATGATGAAGAAcatgataattatatgtgTGAAAAAAAGAGAGTTTTAAAGGATATAAGTCATCTAGATCaaaatgatgaagatgatttatttattcaaaaAAGAGTTGAAATAAAAGATGACACACCAATTATGTTGCCCAcgaaaaaaagaaagaaaagaGTAAAAGTCGCTAAAACGTTAAGTAATAGCATATTATATGATGATAGTGGtaatgaaataaaagatgataatgtgaaatttaaaattttggtaaatgaattaaatcAAAATGAAGATCATGATATGGAAGAAGACACAcactattattatgatgataataataataataataataatactaGTGATAGTAATAGGTATGATCAAAGAACGTATATTGAATCTttgaaagaaaaaatacaaagagataatgaaaaaataaaaattagTAAGTTAAGGAAAAAAGAAGACTTTATTTCAGATAGGAAGAAGCATGAAGAAGATCTATCATCTACAGAGAATATCGATCCTAGTGATAATGAAGATAAGGATGACTATGAGTATAAAGAAAGCAGTAAAAGtgataatgaaaattataatgcAAGTGAaaattttgataaaaataagagGAACATAAGTGAAAAATGTGATCCAACAG ATGATATATCCGATTTGGAAAACAAAGTAATGATGTTTTTATAA
- a CDS encoding putative ATP-dependent RNA helicase, whose product MGEEEKKKHPFDELKLDESIIFSLYIQKYFFCANIQKKTIPPLINKENVLLHSQTGSGKTLCFVIPILQHLINHRNKLYPYDDKFIKKNELLNKKSVNDTVAYNKDQIERIYKSVENINIEKKNAYIDVDIDIGNFLLYTHNMLRNTNQMDISKKVETNQNDNKTMAYNEPTSDNQVNIIKKDEINIQNNNNNNKEEYIRKDDLKNITSSTTCNGNYKDDKHETNKDKYKEINTHTNNQTNKSHNINGEKKKKKKLLNVQAIIITPTRELCIQIYNLLNKFLFFLRFYISHTLNNNIDDNNILTKENFFINCLLFRGAVKISEDIKIIENEILKNERYQIIISTPGKLCSLLNEYNNKYFNTKELTYFVLDEGDKLLEDSYISYMENIIKNIETYEYTTCICSATCLQEENVYNLFQVKKKNFIKCINTDKKDNSSNVINTYEMPDGIENYYIILRNIDKALFLFKFLNTIVNDNETVIIFFPTCLCVEFFFHLFKNIFNTPKKGNKQNEHNKNIDNISVNNNIDYIFQLNSKYNNIFSDTDMANFIKLICYMNKYIGEKKNNFNFLKIHRKMKDKKRVATYNKIINTYVSKKNTKNKEKGNINNEKKIIFCTDIISRGINMDIHWVINYDVANKNMTYIHRSGRTGRFDKTGKNIIFLNKEEKEYIYFLKNKNVHVVNFKKTNMFQHMINFEKTLLESEDIINKDALQMIENNENEKKIKIRLNKNSFFNIYPQILYDKKHIENDKKENIQIQKGEQTKKNINNLLILNKKLVMFFLKYITFFVIENREIYLLSTKAFLSYIEFYKNHQLKFIFSFNKLNLTHLCYAFSLIKIPKFKEKSQIKNFQKINIQSFQIPYKNQEKEKKRQEHLKEKKIDITTQEQKKKGNEIKMQKKKKRKTIVQRKHEQREIEENEIDSLFYEENLYKKLKKKKITKDEYDRLLNMDDIDKMFSSTSKTSKYTNLTNSTHFFKSNRKKSKKRMKTYNIKIKKNKRKKKKRSKG is encoded by the coding sequence atgggtgaagaggaaaaaaagaaacatcCATTTGATGAACTTAAATTAGATGAatcaataatattttcattatatattcagaaatattttttttgtgcTAATATTCAAAAGAAAACCATACCTCctttaataaataaagaaaatgttttattacATTCACAAACAGGGAGTGGTAAAACCTTATGTTTTGTTATACCTATATTACaacatttaataaatcatagaaataaattatatccatatgatgataagtttataaaaaagaatgaGTTATTAAACAAGAAAAGTGTTAATGACACAGTTGCATATAATAAGGATCAAATTGAAcgtatatataaatctgttgaaaatataaatatagaaaaaaaaaatgcaTATATAGACGTAGATATAGATATAGGCAACTTTCTTTTATATACGCATAATATGTTAAGGAATACAAACCAAATGgatatatcaaaaaaagTTGAAACAAatcaaaatgataataagACTATGGCATATAACGAGCCAACAAGTGATAATCAAGtcaatataattaaaaaggatgaaataaatattcaaaataataataataataataaggaagaatatattagaaaggatgatttaaaaaatattacttCTTCTACAACATGTAATGGTAACTATAAGGATGACAAGCACGAAACAAATAAAGACAAATATAAGGAAATAAATACCCATACAAATAATCAAACGAACAAATcacataatattaatggtgaaaaaaaaaaaaaaaaaaaattactAAATGTACAAGCCATTATAATAACACCAACAAGAGAATTATGCATacaaatttataatttattaaataaatttttattcttcctcagattttatatttctcataccttaaataataatatagatgataacaatatattaacGAAAGAaaacttttttattaattgtCTACTTTTTAGAGGGGCGGTTAAAATTAGTGAGgacataaaaattatagaaaatgaaatattaaaaaatgagagatatcaaataataatatcaacCCCAGGGAAATTATGttctttattaaatgaatataataataaatattttaatacaAAGGAATTAACATATTTTGTATTGGATGAAGGAGATAAATTATTAGAAGATAGTTATATTAGTTATAtggaaaatattataaaaaatatagaaacATATGAGTATACAACATGTATTTGTAGTGCAACATGTTTACAAGAAgaaaatgtatataatttatttcaagtaaaaaaaaaaaattttataaaatgtattaatacagataaaaaagataattcatcaaatgtaataaatacatatgaAATGCCTGATGGTATAGAAAactattatattatattaagaaatatagataaagcattgtttttatttaaatttttaaataccATCGTTAATGATAATGAGACggttataatatttttccCTACATGTTTATGTGTTGaattcttttttcatttattcaaaaatatttttaatacaCCAAAAAAAGGgaataaacaaaatgaacataataaaaatatagataatatcagtgtgaataataatattgattatatattccaACTGAACTCAAagtataataatatatttagtGACACAGATATGGctaattttataaaactcatttgttatatgaacaaataCATAGGggaaaagaaaaataattttaactttttaaaaatacatagaaaaatgaaagataaaaaaagagtggccacatataataaaattattaatacatatgtatcaaagaaaaatacaaagaacaaagaaaaaggaaatataaataatgaaaagaaaattattttttgtacAGATATTATAAGCAGGGGTATAAATATGGATATACATTGGGTTATAAACTACGATGTAgcaaataaaaatatgacATATATTCATAGAAGTGGTAGGACTGGAAGATTTGATAAAACAggtaaaaatattatctttctaaataaagaagaaaaagaatatatatactttttaaaaaataagaatgTTCATGTTGTgaattttaaaaaaacaaacaTGTTTCAACATATGATTAATTTTGAAAAGACATTATTAGAAAGCGAGGATATCATAAATAAAGATGCTTTACAAATGATCGAAAATAATGagaatgaaaaaaaaattaagatTAGATTAAATAAGAactctttttttaatatatatcctcaaattttatatgataaaaaacatatagaaaatgacaaaaaggaaaatatacaaatacaaaaaggagaacaaacaaaaaaaaacataaataacttattaattttaaataaaaaattggtcatgttctttttaaaatatataactttttttGTCATAGAAAATagagaaatatatttactcTCAACGAAAGCCTTTTTATCCTATATagaattttataaaaaccatcaattaaaatttattttttcattcaataaattaaatttaacACACCTATGTTATGCATTCAGCTTGATAAAAATTCCCAAGTTTAAAGAGAAATctcaaataaaaaatttccaaaaaataaacattCAGTCATTTCAAATACCATACAAAAATCaagaaaaggaaaagaaaagaCAAGAACATttgaaagaaaaaaaaattgatatAACAACAcaagaacaaaaaaaaaaaggaaatgaaataaaaatgcaaaaaaagaaaaaaagaaaaactATTGTCCAGAGAAAACATGAACAAAGAGAAatagaagaaaatgaaatcgattctttattttatgaagaaaatctatacaaaaaattaaaaaaaaaaaaaattacaaaagATGAATATGATAGACTTTTAAATATGGATGATATTGATAAAATGTTTTCGTCTACATCCAAAACATCAAAATATACAAATCTAACCAATAGtacacatttttttaaatccaatcgaaaaaaaagtaaaaaaagaatgaagacctataatataaagataaagaaaaacaaaagaaagaaaaaaaaaaggtcAAAGGGATAA
- a CDS encoding putative calmodulin — protein sequence MHIVDKQIKESFLLADINFDGHISSNELLYALRFLGVESDYSLMENKSGANYSMNDYVKIAKKHLGPHTPKERITNSLKKMDKNNNGSISVDALVHLVITMSDILTENDYRRFKKFVDPESKNIIPLHVFVEKILS from the coding sequence ATGCACATAGTAGATAAGCAAATAAAAGAATCCTTCCTTTTAGCAGATATAAATTTTGATGGACATATTTCATCCAATGAATTGTTATATGCTTTAAGATTCCTTGGAGTAGAATCTGATTATTCTCTAatggaaaataaaagtGGGGCAAATTATTCAATGAATGATTATGTTAAAATAGCTAAGAAACATTTAGGGCCACACACACCAAAAGAAAGAATTACTAATtccttaaaaaaaatggataaaaataacaatgGAAGTATATCAGTTGACGCATTAGTTCATTTAGTTATTACTATGAGTGATATTTTAACTGAAAATGATTATAGaagatttaaaaaatttgttGATCCTGAAAGCAAAAACATAATACCCTTACATGTATTTGTAGAAAAAATACTTTCGTAA
- a CDS encoding hypothetical protein (conserved Plasmodium protein, unknown function): MTLNNLKKVNTRNTHLTTLDNNNENTICDIKNINSIQKNKNKNKVNTEMNNRCNTYRRSVRLLNKEKNTNLSNNIHHLSSSDKIKNNKKNNNNIKNNNNVVFNLKERNFIKSSENEKSNKTILKGSNKKLSITHNNGHITNIVKKKNDKDCSTKLLSNRTASQKTTIKNDSKSDNKNDNKSDNKSDNKSDNKSDNNSDTNTCSISIDKKKKKNDSEEINVDNHRNNKNVKKKKDRDELYLNNDEIKKIDDEYLFLQRKFKKQKIDNTVLSKKKKSQIFNNMVKEYIKQNIENNIYVANNKFNLYSYGTGNALYSLERINYNNDKTNEDNTRKLNVISEIIDVKKQKFIIGSSYRKCDLVIKGNIENEQCELICRCVEKNINRTNDKNRQINKYNLFIINKSSNNSSLFLNDIPVDIDQVKDEDYIYLGMDEEDNKNTAKYIYKIKYNKLANIFNINNINNTNNLNHNKENSLKLLSKSTEKVGTASKILSNNFVLSNQIPTMKNKQTQQEIGVEEKEKEELHLKLELDIGEKYEENKEKFKEKEEPEISIVLFLIIPKKKEDINEPIYYINNFNTLTNTLNSTPKKFLDNTKTPGKNISSVNKTIKEDSPNTRFNESIKKINRICQSRISPLGIKDSIKKEEKNKGILRTSSNSKELPVTLLNACVELCKEINKSITKENIKMNSSFPKSTPIPNHSNLTPSNRLSYFHKNEENISAQIDKGQKKNEKIQLSSIYNTFNTNFASSNTPRLDSKKSEYPQMENNNNNNNNNNNMNAHINEDPQFTSKKNNNLYEETEEKINKDQSILQVSNNQEYKQMEEQNNIKNKTDCAEYNETLLNIDTEETNRIKPNDDTDNNNNNNNNNNNNCKNNLGEVININRNNELKDDNINIHEKCTTEMDHFYNKSNYEEIYLKEKNCLNNEFQDNLLVTPIKNDTFLNMNNMEYYDCKEEKIFNIVSHNNNDNSVVKPCDTNDNLRKQAEKNLYSLLYSKNYDDLLSNHDYVICLKNYEGMEQYVKVIGQIKVKRNAFFTDIKHEIDLKMLDNIIEIKTLDKINYFNSNNISNPKYSIHLNAFNDKIDENKFHELSALHLDYIDHTNFSHMYTSDSFELKKMLFVKYYDN, translated from the coding sequence ATGACGTTAaataatttgaaaaaaGTTAATACAAGAAATACACATTTAACCACACTTGATAACaataatgaaaatacaatatgtgatataaaaaatataaatagtatacaaaaaaacaaaaataaaaacaaagTAAACACAGAAATGAACAATAGATGTAATACATACAGAAGAAGTGTGAGATTATtgaataaagaaaaaaatacgaatttatcaaataatatacatcACTTATCTTCTAGTgacaaaataaaaaataataaaaagaataataataatattaaaaataataataatgtggtctttaatttaaaagaacgtaattttataaaatctTCAGAAAATGAGAAAAGTAATAAAACGATATTAAAAGgaagtaataaaaaattgtCTATAACTCATAATAATGGACATATTACTAATATTgtgaagaaaaaaaatgataaagatTGTTCAACGAAATTGTTAAGTAATAGAACGGCTAGCCAAAAAACGACCATAAAAAATGACAGCAAGAGTGACAACAAAAATGACAACAAAAGTGACAACAAAAGTGACAACAAAAGTGACAACAAAAGTGACAATAACAGTGACACAAACACATGTTCAATAAGTATtgataagaaaaaaaaaaaaaacgatagtgaagaaataaatgtagataatcatagaaataataaaaatgtaaagaaaaaaaaggacagagatgaattatatttaaataatgatgaaataaaaaaaatagatgatgaatatttatttttacaaaGAAAGTTTAAGAAGCAAAAAATAGATAATACTGTTTTAAgtaagaagaaaaaatcacaaatttttaataacatggttaaagaatatataaaacaaaatattgaaaacaatatatatgtagcaaataataaatttaatttatatagCTATGGCACAGGAAATGCTTTATATTCTTTAGAAagaataaattataataatgataaaacaaatgaagataatacAAGGAAATTAAATGTAATATCAGAAATTATTGATgtaaaaaaacaaaaatttattatagGTTCTTCTTATAGAAAATGTGATTTAGTaataaaaggaaatatagaaaatgaACAATGTGAATTAATATGTAGGTGTGTAGAAAAGAATATTAATCGTActaatgataaaaatagacaaataaataaatataatttatttattataaataaatctTCTAATAATAGTAGTTTATTCTTGAATGATATACCTGTAGATATTGATCAAGTAAAAGATGAGgattatatttatttaggtatggatgaagaagataataaaaatacagctaaatatatatataaaataaaatataataaactagctaatatatttaatataaataatataaataatacaaataatcttaatcataataaagaaaattcTTTAAAACTTTTATCTAAAAGCACAGAAAAAGTAGGAACAGCCAGTAAAATATTATctaataattttgtattAAGTAATCAAATACCAACaatgaaaaataaacaaaCACAACAAGAAATAGGAgtagaagaaaaagaaaaagaagaattaCATTTAAAATTAGAATTAGACATAGgagaaaaatatgaagaaaataaagaaaaattcaaagaaaaagaagaacCAGAAATATCAATAGTATTATTTCTAATTattccaaaaaaaaaagaagatataaatgaacccatttattatataaataattttaatacatTGACAAATACTTTAAATAGCACACCTAAAAAATTTCTAGATAATACAAAGACACCtggaaaaaatatttcttcaGTTAATAAAACCATAAAAGAAGATTCACCAAATACTAGATTTAATGaaagtataaaaaaaattaatagaATTTGTCAAAGTAGAATTTCTCCATTAGGTATAAAGGATtctattaaaaaagaagaaaaaaataaaggtATTCTAAGAACCTCAAGTAATTCTAAAGAATTACCAGTTACCTTATTAAATGCATGTGTTGAATTATgtaaagaaataaataaaagtataactaaagaaaatattaaaatgaataGTTCCTTTCCTAAGAGTACACCAATTCCTAATCATTCAAATTTGACCCCATCTAACAGATTATCTTATTTTCATAAGAACGAAGAAAATATCAGTGCACAAATAGACAAGGgacagaaaaaaaatgaaaaaattcAACTTTcaagtatatataatacatttaataCAAATTTTGCTTCTAGTAATACTCCACGTTTGGATAGTAAAAAAAGTGAATACCCTCAGatggaaaataataataataataataataataataataatatgaatgcTCACATTAATGAAGATCCACAATTTACtagtaaaaaaaataataatttatatgaagaaacagaagagaaaataaataaagatcAGTCGATTTTGCAAGTATCAAATAATCAAGAATATAAACAAATGGAggaacaaaataatataaaaaataaaacagATTGTGCAGAATATAATGAAACGTTATTAAATATAGATACAGAGGAGACTAATAGAATAAAACCTAATGATGACACagacaataataataataataataataataataataataattgtaaaaataatttagGTGAAgtaattaatattaatagaaataatgaattaaaagatgacaacataaatatacatGAGAAATGTACTACTGAAATGGATCATTTCTATAACAAATCTAATTAcgaagaaatatatttaaaagaaaaaaattgtttaaataatgaatttCAAGATAATTTATTAGTAACTCctattaaaaatgatacgtttttaaatatgaataatatggaatattatgattgcaaagaagaaaaaatatttaatattgtatctcataataataatgataatagTGTTGTAAAACCATGTGATacaaatgataatttaagaaaacaagcagaaaaaaatttatactcacttttatattctaaaaattatgacgatttattatcaaatcatgattatgttatatgtcttaaaaattatgaagGTATGGAACAATATGTAAAAGTAATTGGAcaaataaaagtaaaaagAAATGCATTCTTTACAGATATTAAGCATGAAATAGATTTAAAAATGcttgataatattattgaaattaaaacattagataaaattaattattttaattctaataatatttctaatCCAAAATATTCTATTCATTTAAATGCatttaatgataaaattgatgaaaataaattccATGAATTGTCAGCTCTACATTTGGATTATATAGATCATACTAACTTTTCTCATATGTATACATCAGATTCTTTCGAACTCAAAAAAATGCTTTTTGTCAAATATTATGACAATTAA